A region of the Apium graveolens cultivar Ventura chromosome 6, ASM990537v1, whole genome shotgun sequence genome:
CCAAGTGGGCAATCCGTTGCCTGTGGTGGCCTTGATAGTGTGTGCTCCATCTTTAATTTAAATACTCCCACTGACAAAGATGGAAATGTACCAGTGTCGAAGATGCTAAGTGGCCATAAGGGATATGTCTCTTCGTGTCAGTACGTTCCAGATGAAGACACTCACCTAATAACCAGTTCTGGGGATCAAACATGTATATTGTGGGATGTAACTACAGGTCTGAGGACTTCAGTGTTTGGGGGTGAATTTCAATCGGGGCACACAGGTGATGTGCTAAGGTCAGTTGCATGATTTTCGTTGATTTAATACATTTCATTTTAAGGAATTCTGTCATGTGATTTTTCTTCTAAAGCAGAGAAGGTGAAAAGAATTAGCTTTCTGAGTAATAGATTTAAGCCTAAACTTTTGATCTTGTTGATTAATAGCCTAAACTGATCTCCATAGGTTGTACTTCTGGGAGCTCTAGAACTTAGTTACATGGATCTGTGTGCTGTACAGACTTGTTGCAGTCTATCACTACTGCTCTTGATGTTGGATATGTTTGTGGTAAAAGGGCTATAGATTACTATCTTTGTTAGTATTATGCGATAATACATTATGCTTAGAAACTTCTTGTATAGTTggttaaaaaaagaaaatttagGAGAGCAATCTTGAAGAGCACTGTTCTAGCCGTGAATGGCCTCTTAAATTTTCTGGAGAGCACATTAGTTGAATACCTAAAGCTCACTGCACTACAAACATGTCTAACTATACTTTGTACATTACTGCTTAGTGAGAGGTGGGATGGATAGTTACTGAAGTTATtatatttcctttccaaaatatTAACAGTTTTTTTCATCCAGTGTCTCATGCTTATCTCACAAATATACACCGTCATTCATTCAGTGTCTCAATTAACGGATCAAACTCAAGAATGTTCATCTCTGGATCTTGTGATACAACTGCGCGTCTATGGGACTCTCGTGTTGCCAGTCGAGCAGTTCGGACCTTTCATGGCCACGAGGGAGATGTCAATTCAGTGAAGTTCTTCCCAGATGGAAATAGATTTGGAACTGGTTCTGATGATGGATCAAGTAGATTATTTGACATCAGAACTGGGCATCAGCTCCAAGTATATAATCAGCGACATGCTGATAATGATATACCTCCTGTGACTTCGATTGCATTTTCCATATCAGGTCGGCTCCTTTTTGCAGGCTATGCCAATGGTGATTGTTATGTTTGGGATACTTTATTGGCAAAGGtacgaatttaattatttatgtaaAACTATTTATGTGCATCTAGTAACTCTTGCCTGGTAATTAATGCCTATACACGtgatatataatatatctttCTGCAATTAGCAACATATAGAAAAACATAAAAGTTCAGAAGAAAATGAGACTGAAGATTGATCTATAATTCTTCCAGAATCAGGCAAGATATAGGGTGCAAATCAAAAACTGAAATACAaaattaaattgaaaaaaataatGCTCAGCATAAAATCAGTGCTGAAGTCTTCTCGGAATGATTTATGCCATGAGATCGGCTTTTGCAAAAACTAAAAAATTGAATTAATCATATGTTATATTTCTGGTGCCTTTTAAGCttcatatataatatataaaaaaattggtGAGTGGTGACCTAGGCGTTCGCCTTGGTCACCTTACCCAAGGGCCGGCGCTGGCTCATCCTTATGGGCCACAATTCTGCAGAAGTTGTTATAGCTGAATATGCAGCTTGCTCCTCCATCGTATCAAGCAAAAAactttttccttttattttaattactTGTCCCACAATATGTGCACCATTGCCAATTTTGACCTCCGATACTTGTGATCTGTCCAACTCTTTGAAAAGTTCTCTTCATCTCTGGTCATGTGATTAGTACAACCACTATCTATTAGCCAACAGTCACTAGAGTTGCTGCTTGCAAAACAAGATGCAACGAACAATTACTCTTCCTCCTGATCTGCTCGTTTTCCAAATGAGCATTTCTTTAAGGTAGTACTCGAATCTACATATTTTTTATCTTGCCATCTTATTGCACTTCTCACATTTCACATCAAACCTTTCCAACATTTGAAAGGAGGATGACTGTTCTTCGGCCATGTTTGGATGGCGGAATTTTTTTGTATCTTTCATTCTTTCCCCTTTGCTGCTGCTGCTTGCATTTGAAGTAGAATCTTGTAAATTGAATACTTTTTCTAGAACTTATTCTTTTTATCGTTCTCTCCGTGTTTGATATGTAATTTGACTTGAAGTGCTCCTTCCAAGGAGCCTTCATCCCTTACTTAGCTCTGCCCATGTGACTGTTGACAGATCTTAAGTACTCCCTGCGGATGAAATAGTAGCATCAAACCTTTCGGGAAGAGTACCAAGTATTTTTTGTACTATAGTAGAATCAGAAACATCAGAGCCTTATCTTATTTGCTAAGCTAAAATTTTTACTAAACTCCTTTATTGTTTTTGACTCACTCACTGAATCTCGAATCCTCTGACCAAATTCAGAACTTGCATTCCTTTAATTCATTCATCTCCTTTATATTGAGTTTTGAGAAAATTCCAGATCTCGACTGCGGATTTTTTTTGTCATGATCCTTGTAAAGATTTCTGCAGAGACAGCTACAAGTAGCGTACATCTTACCCTTGAATTCTTTGATATCTTCTCTTTTTGATTCCTAATCTGAGCCGTGGGAGGATTTTCTGCCGAGGAACTTCGTACTCCTCTTCAACAGGTTGCCAGAGATCATTTGCCTCTAGATGTGCCTCCATTCTCGCTGCCCAGAGTTGGTAATTTTCACCTAAACGATGGTGGTGCTAGAGATGTGAATTGTTTCAAGATCCATAGAAAAATATAGAAGAAAGGTGTATGAGGGTTCTCTTGACTTAGTCACAAGTCAGAAgagtggctctgataccaatttgttGGTTTGAAGATTATAAGAACAGCATCATATAAAAACAGTTAGAAGTTCTGAGCTGAAGATTGATaatttcttccagaatttggcCTTTATATAGGTTACAAATCAAAGTTGAActacaaatttaaataaaaaagaTAGCGTTCAGCATAATATCagtgctgaaatatattcttgGAATGATTTATGCCATGAGATCAGCTTTTGCAATTACCGAGGCAATATTCAAACATTATCAATAGACACCAAAATATATCCTCATCCTTGACACTCGAGTGGTTGAATAATATGTACttgagaaggaaaaggaaaacaCACGACTCGAAGTACAATTACATTATTAAGTAGCATATTTGGAATATCTGCATTTTGGAACACTTCGTAAAGTTTTATGGAGTATATATGCCTACAAGCCTACGTACAAACTTTACCTTTTATTTTACAATTCCCAAACCTTTTCAGTTTATCTCATTGTTCGAAATAGATCGATACACATGTCACATATGCTATGTTAGAAACTGAACTGGATTTACGATGCTTTCTCACTACTCATTTTTTGCATGATAGATGGTTTTGAACCTGGGGTCTCTCCATAATTCACATGAAGGTCGAATTAGTTGCCTAGGGTTGTCAGCTGATGGCAGCGCCCTATGTACAGGTAGTTGGGATACAAACCTAAAGGTTAGTAAAGTTTTTCTGAATATTAGTAGGGTTAATTGCATTTCACATCCCCGTGGTTGTTTCCATTGTCACTTCGATACCACTAGTTTGGATAATAGAGTATTAGTATTACTTTTGTTGTATGAGTATGGATACATAAGTTTAGAACTACTTGTTACCTTGCACCAGTTCTTATGTATACTTGTTTTGGTTTTCCAAAAAATCTTTTTTGGTTCGAAATTTCGGTATGTATTGGTAACTGATTATTTTAATTGAAGCCCATATTTCAAAATTATACATACTATAGCTTGCATTATCACAGCCAGTCGGCCcaaaaattgaaaatttatttgctttctACATGTATAACCTGCACACTGCTTCTAAATATAATTTGTATTAAGTATTCTTTTCGAAAAAATCTCCAAGCAAGCAAATAACAGTCAACTGACAGAATTTTAGGTTACAGTGACTTGTGTAGCATCAGTTTATTAGCGTGTTGAAGTTGTGTGCTAATTATGATATTCATCTAGCTTACTACAGAGCGTGATCTTATACACAATTACagattttaaaattatattttatgctGGCAGATTTGGGCTTTTGGAGGGCACAGGACAGTGATATGAAATCCCGGTTATACATTGTATTTCTAGTCTCTTGACTCTTCAGGAACCAAACAGATCTCCACAGTACCATTGTGGTAAAATGCCATTAACCTTTACTTTTCCATCATGTAATTTTTGTGTATTGTGTAATAAGAATAACATGGTGTTTTAGAAATATAAAGGCCATTTGTTGGAgtatattattgttattattatcatcaagtatcaACTATTAAATTTATTATAGGTGTGATTCTGAGAATAGTTTAGATTCTGAGAACTCCTGAGCCCTGAGCAGTGAGCACTATTCATTTTGCAATGAGAAGTAATGGTCTCGTAGAAGTTAATGTGGAACAGTCTGTGATAAACCAACAACCAATAATGATAATGTTTAAGCAACAGAATTGGGGTATACTATGTGAAGGAGAAGAAACAAATAAATGAGAAAGGATATAGATTTGCATCAACTATAGAACTGTCTCATTGAAGCGTATTTGTGCTCTCATATGTGCCAGTCGATCACCTTTAGGATAAAACGACTTCCATGATGTTGCGAAAAGAATGCAGTCTCGCCCAGTTTGGAATTATAACTGATAGAGCTTTATGAAATGAACACCAGAAAGAAGAAGTGTATCCAATTACTTCTGATAGTGTTTTATTGAAGGATTACCGGAAAGAAGTGTATCATGTGCACTACTCTATACCCCATTTTGCAAAACCGGTCTTAATTTATTCAGCCAGCACGCACGTATGTGATGAAACACTAGAGAGAAATTGAATATAAAACGAGCGTGTTGCTCTATAAAACCATGAAAACTGAAAGCCTCTTTAGCATTTCAGTACTATAGGACATTTTTTTTATATTGCAATTTTCCATTTCATGCGATAAATTTGGATCATTGCATCTTATCCATCTCTTAGTTCTTTTGAGTAATTGAATACACGACGACGTCTCCTCCTCCGAGAGAACTTACTCTGAGCATAACTTCTTACTTTCGCACAACAAGACCTATTCATTTCGATACTCAAATGAGATGTTAATGTGAGACTCGAAATCCACATTTTCCCCTAGTTAAATGGAATAATAATTGAAGTTAGATATTACAACAGTGTAACTTTAACGTATCTGTAACTAGAATCAACAACAACAGATGTAACCTAGAAACATATAGGCAATATATTCCAATCTTCTTGGTGTTCTGCCTTTCCTTACAAATTGTTGCCAACTGCAAGACTAAAGGAACAAAACATCTTTGAGGAAACAAAGGAACATATATATAAGCCACTGCATGGAAAGCATATTCGCAGAGATCCCATACAGGTTTTCCACTGTAAAATGTTACAAGTAACCTGCATGATTAGCTAATTCGCTTTCACCCAGAAAACGCCTCTGAGACACCTCAATCTGTTTGAATTAGCCCGTAGCATAAGTGCGTAGAGCGTGTGTTGCTCTAGAGAGTCGAGGATTAGACAATTCCTGTCCGTAGCATTAACATTGTCATATACATAGAGCTGCTACAATGTTACTATGGTTGTGAAAACATGTCTCTGATAATCAATCCTTTTCAAATTTTAAGGATTCAGAAAATGAGCATAAGCGCTACTCAAATTTTGAAGATTAAGAATATGAGCATAACCACTTAAATGGCTGAATTTACGAGTGTGACCGTGCTTACTGCTGCTACTGAATTGCTGCCTTGAACATGTTTATTAAGCTTCTACATATCTGCACTGTATGAACTCTCTCCCTCAGAGATGTCATTTATAAACGGTGAACTCTGTACAGGCACTAGTCTGTCACTCAAGTGGTCAAGTGTGACATGGCCTTCCAATGCATTAACAAGCTGTTTTACACAGGAACATACTCTAAAATTATTCATTCAATACATGTAATATATGCATCTCAGAAATAAGTAGTAATCAGACAATCCTTAAACATTCGATTTTGGTTCATAGAATAGATGTATATTAGGGTAGAATGAAATTAATGAACTCATCATACCTGGCTCATTTTTGGGCGTCTCCTAGCAGAACGGTTGATACAGGCAGCAGAACATGCTACCATGCGTAGCATCTCCTCAGGATCATAGTTGTCCTCCAACCTGGGATCGACTAGCTGCTCGTAGCTTTCGCCCTCTACTGAACGCATTAGGATAGGCCTAGCCTGCACATCCATCATAAAAAATGGACACACAGGTATATCACACACATTTAAACTAGAAAAATCTGATTTCATCTTGGTTTCTGTTCAATTTGATGTTTGTTTATAACAAGATATTGCATCAATAGAAACTTTCAAAGATTAATGAAGGCGTTGGACGAAAGAACCAGATAGTATATGCATTGCAGAAACATAATGAAACCATGCCCATTGACAAAAGAACAACCATAGAAAGCACTGAATAGAGTAGGAGATTCATCTTACATACCCAGTCAGCAAGAGAATCACCCTGCGAGTTCACATTAATAGGACGCTTTCCAGATATCAGCTCCAAGAGCACGACACCAAAAGAATAAACATCAGATTTCTCAGTTAGCTTTCCGGTTGATGCATACTCAGGTGCTAGATATCTGCATTATCATACATATAGAGCTTATATCCTTTGAATGCAGATAAGCTTACTAATTGAGTTCATCATTAACTTTTGCAATTTAATGTAGGTCTTAGTTAGAATCACCCAAATGTTCCCATAATACGCGTTGACACATGAGTATAGTCGTCAGAGCAAAGCTTGGCCAATCCAAAATCTGCCACCTGTTAAACAAGATTATATAGAGACCTTAATGATTAACGGAAGCACTATGATAATATATAAAAGGTTCGGATCCTGGCAGAGAATTTCTGCAATGCTTCCTGGCATAAAATTGTCGCAGTGTGTCTTTCTATGCTTATTACCTGGGGAACCATGCCCCTCATTTTCACCTTTATGTGAAGAATAAGTGTGAAACGTATGTTGCAACATATAATTATCTATCTTAACTGAAGTAAGAAAATACCTTGGCTACATGTTTCTCATCAAGTAAAATGTTTGAAGTTTTGATATCCCTGTGGATGATGCGAGGATGACCTGTGCAAGACAACAATAAGTTCTCCAGATAAATTAAACAGAGGGAGACAAAGTTATGGAGAAAATTATTAACTTACAATCTTCATGAAGGTAAGCAAAACCTTTGGCTGCCCCGACTGCAGTTTGAATCCTTAAAGACCAATCCATCACTGCAACACCTTTTCCTGAAGGGTtaaatttagatttataaaatgaTTGTTATAAGCAAACTTTAGAGAATTGAAATGATTATGAAGCCAGCAGTAATCAGTATAATAGTTTGAAAATTATAAAAGACGAGGCATACCATGAAGATGATGATCAAGGGTATCATTTTTTACGAATTCATAAACCAACATCCTTTTATCATCTGCAATGCAGTAACCAACCAGAGACACTAGGTGTCGGTGATGAACACGGCTAATGATGTCAACCTCAGCTTGGAATTCTCGTTCACCCTGGAAACTACCAGGTTTGAGACTTTTCACAGCTATCTCCTTGTCATTAGATAACAATCCTTTATAAACAAAACCAAAACCACCTTCTCCCAAAAGATTGGCCTTTCCAAATCCTCCGGTAGCATCTGCTAGCTCATCATAACTAAAATTGCTTTTGTTGAAGCCAAGGGCTAAGGCTGGATGTGGAGGTGGCATGGCAGGTTGATGGCGTCCGGATGAGCTCACCTCACTGTTACTAAATGCCATTGGTGGTGGAGGAGGTTGCCCTTCCCAGCCATATTTAGAGCTCACTCCTGTATTCCCTGATTGTGGTATATTAACACGATGTTCAGCTGGAGGATCGATTCCACCTGTGGGCTGTCCACTACTGTAGTTTGCATTACCTTCATGCAACAAGTAGAAATCAGAAGTGAAACATGGGGGAAAAGGGGGATAATGTACTTCAGTAGTTTCATCCGTTATCATGTCTGGCCATTATTTAGGTATACCTAATTATCGAAAACCTTTGAACCAATATTATTTTACATTAAGAATCATGTTGATAAGACACTTATGACTAAAAATAACTCCTCTATTGATATTGTGCATTACAGTCTGACTGCAATTTTCAATATTGCTAATATCATAATTAAGTGTTCCATGAGTATAACCAAGACTACAATTTAAAACATTGAGGTAGTAATGTAGTATGCTTTTGGGTGTGCATAGAAGGTTAAACAACATCTATATTCATAATATTTTGGAAATACTCAAGTTCATACTCTTTCCACGAGAATTTTCCCTATAGTAGATCATCTGTTCATGTGGCTTTCTGTTCTTCTTCTTTCTACAGAATGACCAATAGCATGCTAGCACAAAAAGGATCAACAATGCTGTCCCTCCAACAACTCCACCTATGATGGCTTTCTTTTGAACGTTAGATGTGCCTCCATCTGATTGTGAATCACCTGAGGAGGACGACTTTGACTTATGTTGGGGAGGAAGTTGTCTACCATTGTGAGGTGGTTGTGGACCATGTGAATTTTCACTGGATGGTGAAGGTGGTGGTGGGGACTTCTTGTTGTTGTCCTTGTCAGGGGGAGGTGGCGAGCTGTCTTGTGGGGGTGGTGGAGATCCTGATGACGAGCTTGGCGttggtggtgattgatttgatgAATCTGATGATGATGGGGGAGAATTTGAAGACATTTTAGAAAAGGTTTGGATAATACCTATGCTGACAAATATGATGGCAATGGAAAGATTTTGAAGACATTCTAACGGAGGTCTGGATATGATCTTCACAAAAAATGTCTGCAGCAGACCCTGCCTCTCTTCCAAACAGTAAGCACTGGTATTCAAAATTCATAAGCTTATCCGTTAGTGAAACTTGTTCATTGTTTTGAAACATACTTATTGATGGTCAGTATTTAGTTTTACACCAAAATACAAGCCAAATGTTTAGGACCAGACAAATGTCAGTCTTTGCACTTTTAATGCTCTGAAGTAGCTTTATTGCAATGAGGAACAATGTTGGAGTAGACAGCCAATATTGGTCATGTTTTTGACATGGGACATGTCGCTAACACTAGCAATTCTTTTAGTTGAACTGACATAGGAAGACAACCTAAACTAGCTCTCCAAAGCAACTACTTTGTATTTGGTGAAACATCAACTTCTAGAATTTGCCTCAAAATCCAAGCCAGGATAAGCATTAGCTTGCAATGGATCCTGCGCTCATTAGAAAATGTAGGTACGCATATTACAAAAGATCCTGCTTCCATCGCTACTTGTAATCGCTAATCAGGCCGGACCTTTTCCCCAAGGCAAACATGTCCCATTGATATTCTATCTCTTTCAACATACGTATCAACCATTATATCCTAATACCATTCTTGTTATCCCTCTTTTGTTTGGCTTTTGATCCTCTTACAGAGAACATCTGACAATTTTGACATCCAACAACTGAGATTGCCTCCAAATAAAGAAGGGGGATATGGAAGCCTGATTCAGTAATGAGTAACTTTTATCCTTGTTTCCCGCCATGATGTTGATATTCATCCAGCAATCATGATAGCTTCAACCCTTCAAATGTTACAATCTTACAGTTACTGTATAATTTCATTACCTAAACTCGAACATAAAATCAAATGCAATTAAGAAAATGCCACGAACGTCAAATAACTCAAATCTATTTACTTCATATTGTACATTACCACAACAGATCATGTTCAAAAATTCACACAACCATAAGATTACTTCTCCTATACGTACAAATGGTATGGTTAATAACTATGGACAAACTGTTTTTCCTAAACCTACCCTTCTACATACAAATAATTAACATTTTCAGGTCTAGTATAACAAGCTTTACATAGTTTTCCAGAAACTTGAAAGAAGCTAAAGAAAAGCCTTTTAAAGAATGTGAAAGGAAGAAAGGGAAGTGGAAGTATGATGTTACTCTCTTGTCTACCCCCGAGTCCCGTGTGTTTTCCCCTTTGTGCATCGCCAAATGTTGGAGGCCTTGTTTTCCGACTTTCTTCACTTTTCTCTCCATATTCTGGCAAAAATTGCAGAGAACACGCGTTGGTTAGAATAGTTCAGAATTTTTCGTCTCCCCTTTACTTTTCTGTTTCTTTCAAAAAATCACCCTGGAACCCGGTGTTAAGCATCACTGGCCTCACTACCCTCACTAGCCTCCTTGTCCTGAGCTTCCTTCTGCTTTATTTCCCCCAATGTTTGTCTCCAATTAAAATAAGTCCCAAACAATTGTTCAATGTCCTCAAGATTTCTCCCATGTGTTTCCGGAAATAATGTGAACATAAACACCCACCCAATAGCTGCAATCACCGCGAATAAAAAGAATGTACCACCAATTGTCATGGCCTTGTACATAGAAATAAATGTCATTCCAATTGTGCCACTTATGCCGCGATTAACAGCCACTCCGATACTACAACCTATGGCCCTGAACCTCAGTGGGAACACCTCCGAGCTATAGACCCAGGCAATTGGCCCCATTCCACTAGAAAATATTGATACGAAACCTAACAGCCCTGTTATTGCCAAGGCAACAGCCCAATCAACGGTATGATCCTCGTTGTTGATGACAGTTAACGACGTTGCTAACATCACTAGAAAAATAACCATTCCTCCCATACTTGTTAGCATTAATGGGCGTCGTCCAATCTTGTCTAACAAAAATGTTGAAAGCAAAACAAATATGGTTTTGCAAAATCCAACAGCAACAGTGCAAAGTAGTTGCTGATCAGAACTTGTTATTCCAGCTTGTTCAAAGATTCGCGGACTATATAAAACAACAGCGTCTATGCCACTTGCTTGCTGGAAAAAATGAATACCAATTCCAGTAATAGAAGCGTGACGAACAGCTGGTGTAGGATTAATGAGAAATTCTTTCCATATCCCTTCAGGCGAATGTTGTTTTGACATAGGGACAACATCTTCATTGCAATCTTCAGGGATGCCTGCAGCTGCTTTGATAACGAGTAATCTTTCAAGACCTTCTTCTTTGCTGTCTGAAGTTTTTTCAGAACACATCTAGCGTCCCCAAGCCGACCTCTCAGGAAGAGCCAACGTGGTGACTCGGGCATGTATAGAACACCAGCAGCTAATGCAAGAGAAGGAATTGCTCCGATTCCAAGCATCAGTCGCCAACCTAACCACAGTGGTAGCTTGGCAAATACATAATTTGATACGTACCCAAGTAACACACCTGGTAAAAACATAAATGATGTCATATTTATTACAAATTTATTACATCGGCTTACCCTT
Encoded here:
- the LOC141667763 gene encoding guanine nucleotide-binding protein subunit beta; the encoded protein is MSVNELKERHMEATDTLNSLRQQLHQKRLLLLDTDVADYAKSQGKTAVTFGPTDLVCCRTLQGHCGKVYSLDWTPEKNRIVSASQDGRLIVWNSLTSQKTHAIKLPCAWVMTCAFSPSGQSVACGGLDSVCSIFNLNTPTDKDGNVPVSKMLSGHKGYVSSCQYVPDEDTHLITSSGDQTCILWDVTTGLRTSVFGGEFQSGHTGDVLSVSINGSNSRMFISGSCDTTARLWDSRVASRAVRTFHGHEGDVNSVKFFPDGNRFGTGSDDGSSRLFDIRTGHQLQVYNQRHADNDIPPVTSIAFSISGRLLFAGYANGDCYVWDTLLAKMVLNLGSLHNSHEGRISCLGLSADGSALCTGSWDTNLKIWAFGGHRTVI
- the LOC141667650 gene encoding proline-rich receptor-like protein kinase PERK4 translates to MSSNSPPSSSDSSNQSPPTPSSSSGSPPPPQDSSPPPPDKDNNKKSPPPPSPSSENSHGPQPPHNGRQLPPQHKSKSSSSGDSQSDGGTSNVQKKAIIGGVVGGTALLILFVLACYWSFCRKKKNRKPHEQMIYYRENSRGKSNANYSSGQPTGGIDPPAEHRVNIPQSGNTGVSSKYGWEGQPPPPPMAFSNSEVSSSGRHQPAMPPPHPALALGFNKSNFSYDELADATGGFGKANLLGEGGFGFVYKGLLSNDKEIAVKSLKPGSFQGEREFQAEVDIISRVHHRHLVSLVGYCIADDKRMLVYEFVKNDTLDHHLHGKGVAVMDWSLRIQTAVGAAKGFAYLHEDCHPRIIHRDIKTSNILLDEKHVAKVADFGLAKLCSDDYTHVSTRIMGTFGYLAPEYASTGKLTEKSDVYSFGVVLLELISGKRPINVNSQGDSLADWARPILMRSVEGESYEQLVDPRLEDNYDPEEMLRMVACSAACINRSARRRPKMSQLVNALEGHVTLDHLSDRLVPVQSSPFINDISEGESSYSADM